AGGGGCTCCAAATTCAAAGGCTTCCAGCAGGTGACCAAACTGCGCTCTTGCTTCTTCATCAGAAAGACCGATAAGCCGGAAAATTTTCTCTTGAAGGGGACGATGGTGAATCCTTATGCTTCCTCCGCCAATTTCCCAGCCATTGCACACGATATCATAGGCTTTAGCCCGCACACTTCCCGGCGCCGTATCCAGCAAAGGTATATCTTCGTCAACTGGGGCAGTAAAGGGATGGTGTACGGGATCCCAGCGGCCTTCCTCTTCGTTCCAGGCTAACAGTGGAAAATCCAGAACCCAGGCGAAAGCCAACTCATTCTCATCCACAAGGCCTGCTGATCTTCCTACATAGAGCCTCAGTCTCCCCATTATGTCAAGAGCTCTCTCGGGATTGTCGGCTACGAAGATGATACCATCGCCTGACAAAGCTTCAGCCATAGAAGCAATCGCCTCAAGCTGACCGGGGGTGAAATAACGGGCTATTGAGGACTTTATTCCCTCGTCCGTCAAGGCCATCCAGATAAGCCCCCCTGCTCCGAATTCTCTGGCTTTGGCGGCCAGATCATCCCATTGCTTTCGGGAATAATTAGCACCACCGGGAACCCTTAATCCCTTAACTTTACCCCCACCCTCTATCACTTCCCGAAAAACACTAAACTCACCTGCCGCCGCTATTTCAGTTATGTCAAATATTGGTAATTCAAAGCGAAGATCAGGCTTATCAGAACCGTACCGTTCCATAGCTTCGCTGTAAGGCAACCGGGGGAAGGGTTCAAACTTGAGCTTTTTATCGGTTAAAGTTTTGACAAGTGAAATCAGGAGGTCTTCAATCACCTGCAGGACATCTTCGCGATCTACAAAGGACATCTCCAGGTCCAACTGGGTAAACTCGGGTTGCCGGTCAGCTCTCAGGTCCTCATCTCGGAAACAGCGA
This window of the Anaerolineae bacterium genome carries:
- the aspS gene encoding aspartate--tRNA ligase — encoded protein: MLKDYYCGLLRKEHVGKEVKLAGWVHRRRHHGGLIFIDLRDREGIVQVVFNPAEAPEAYKVADEARNEYVLWVKGVVKERPPGMENPNLSTGEIEVIAKEAKILNPSRTPPFYIEREEEVDEALRLRYRYLDLRRERMKGNIIFRHKVVKFIRDFMDARGFIEIETPILIRSTPEGARDYVVPSRVHPGKFYALPQSPQQLKQILMVAGFEKYFQIARCFRDEDLRADRQPEFTQLDLEMSFVDREDVLQVIEDLLISLVKTLTDKKLKFEPFPRLPYSEAMERYGSDKPDLRFELPIFDITEIAAAGEFSVFREVIEGGGKVKGLRVPGGANYSRKQWDDLAAKAREFGAGGLIWMALTDEGIKSSIARYFTPGQLEAIASMAEALSGDGIIFVADNPERALDIMGRLRLYVGRSAGLVDENELAFAWVLDFPLLAWNEEEGRWDPVHHPFTAPVDEDIPLLDTAPGSVRAKAYDIVCNGWEIGGGSIRIHHRPLQEKIFRLIGLSDEEARAQFGHLLEAFEFGAPPHGGIALGVDRLVMLLRGESSIREVIAFPKTQTAMDLLFSAPAPITERQLAELHIKIVEKE